The following proteins come from a genomic window of Aquimarina sp. MAR_2010_214:
- a CDS encoding T9SS type A sorting domain-containing protein → MFTRGVYLLANNVFIKTYSPSSITINKDFEKLLTLNYRPDDVHYVLGYLALKNMIAYNQEFTNASTVNKAKTHFEASNHKMAKHWLAIMHYFGYGVPKDRVKWLQMLADNDIFNSRTLKQTLQNQNNDWIAISAEERLASFEHYTRHKRADEILPLLANHFSGHLIEFDWTGTGIKRYVPMSLRIVVKEIHERYKKALFNFDINGHTFSKDNQIIQEQLGKTIVPFGSTSNLKYKVKNLLKDHPDIGTLTYDITGLELREGLVNNKPALIAKGSGKIVEFNETISHPFRMVLYKETQNQSTARSVATPKILDKNFATISPNPIGNEFNITYTLDQAAEVEVAVYDFFGQQKIRVPSQKHIAKGTQTITVDSAALPSGTYVIQMTINGAPYSKTVVKL, encoded by the coding sequence ATGTTTACCAGAGGTGTTTATCTATTAGCAAATAATGTTTTTATAAAGACATACTCACCGAGTAGTATAACGATAAATAAGGATTTTGAAAAATTACTTACGCTTAATTATCGACCAGATGATGTACATTATGTATTAGGTTATCTTGCGCTTAAGAACATGATAGCCTATAATCAAGAGTTTACTAATGCTAGTACAGTTAACAAAGCAAAAACCCATTTTGAAGCTAGTAATCATAAAATGGCAAAACATTGGTTAGCCATTATGCATTATTTTGGTTATGGAGTGCCCAAAGACAGGGTAAAATGGCTACAAATGTTAGCAGATAATGATATTTTTAATAGTAGAACCCTAAAACAAACCTTACAAAATCAAAATAACGATTGGATTGCTATATCTGCAGAAGAACGTTTAGCTTCTTTTGAGCATTATACTCGTCATAAACGTGCTGATGAAATCTTACCCCTCTTGGCTAATCATTTTAGTGGTCATTTAATAGAATTCGACTGGACAGGTACTGGTATAAAAAGATACGTTCCTATGTCTTTGCGCATTGTTGTAAAAGAAATTCATGAAAGATATAAGAAAGCATTATTTAATTTTGATATAAATGGTCATACATTTTCTAAGGATAATCAAATCATACAGGAGCAACTAGGCAAAACTATAGTACCATTCGGTTCTACTTCAAATTTAAAATATAAAGTAAAAAATTTACTTAAAGACCATCCAGATATAGGCACTTTAACATACGATATAACAGGATTAGAATTAAGAGAAGGGCTTGTTAATAATAAACCTGCATTGATAGCAAAAGGTTCTGGTAAGATTGTAGAGTTTAATGAAACCATATCTCACCCTTTTAGAATGGTGCTATATAAAGAAACGCAAAACCAATCAACAGCCAGAAGCGTAGCAACACCAAAAATATTGGATAAAAACTTTGCAACTATCTCACCCAACCCTATTGGTAATGAGTTTAACATCACTTATACACTAGATCAAGCAGCAGAGGTAGAGGTTGCGGTATATGATTTTTTTGGACAGCAAAAAATACGTGTGCCTAGTCAAAAACATATTGCAAAAGGAACACAAACCATTACGGTTGATAGTGCTGCACTACCTAGTGGTACTTATGTGATACAAATGACTATAAATGGAGCGCCCTATTCTAAAACTGTTGTAAAACTATAA
- a CDS encoding DUF5689 domain-containing protein: protein MKLKLLLIPFVISCFLGIQNGFTQSVFINEIHYDNASTDVEEAIEIAGTAGTDLSGWSIVLYNGSNSTVYNTISISGVIPDQQNGFGTVVEILPANGLQNGAPDGIALIDNNNTVIQFLSYEGVITATDGPASGLTSTDIGVSESSSTPVGASLQLSGAGTTATEFIWESTITNTYGAVNTNQTFGTPVIIPIINEFVFNHTGSDTDEFVEILASVETDLSEYWLLEIEGDSNASGVIDEVIQLGTTDINGYFTTAFGSNVYENGTVALLLVKNFTGSLGQDLDTDDNGTFDITPWEERIDDIGVNDGGASDLNYANVTLLQSFDGSSFTVGGASRFPNGQDTNTVTDWKRNDFDGSGLPSFPAAIAEPGEAVNTPNRENVVIDDTNPTAVLVINEIDADTDGSDVLEFVELFDGGAGNTSLDGHTLVFFNGSNNQSYAAYDLTGSTTNANGYFVIGNADVANVGITFPGNGLQNGADAVALYKTAASNFPNGSTITTENLVDAIVYDTNDNDDAELLVLLNNSEPQVNEDEKNDKNFHSLQRFPNGSGGLRNTSTYTQAIPTPGGANTNATEIVNLIINELDADTQGSDALEFVELYDGGTGNTSLDGYVLVNYNGSNNTSYNAIDLDGFTTNAEGYFVVGNADVANVGLVIPGNTFQNGADAVVLYFGDATSFPNGTVVTTQNIIDAIVYDTDDADDVELLVLLNTDQPQVNENTNGNKDGESLQRSPNGQGGARNTASYVAKAPTPGADNDGVIVTPGDPISIAEARAIAEGTPVTIAGVLTVTNSFNGPAFIQDATGGIAVFDDQVQANATLKVGDSITITGIRAAFNDQIQISSVTDVVNNGLPQNPITPLDITLAELAEHPGELVRVLNTTFPNPGDLLFGNSNFTLTDASGNGELRVDNDVASIVGKAQPATCSEITGVIGRFREFFQLLPRQVSDIPCAVEFIPPGDTVGFPKEDTFDVVTWNIEWFGDENNSPVGQNPMSDAIQRDSTATVLKKLKADVYAVEEIADDVLFEELVNLLPGYDYILSDAVSRPNSGGVSQKVGFIYNTETVSVVETRAMFTSIHPLYNGGDASALVDYPSETDRFYASGRLPFLMTADVTINEVTERIDLIALHARANSSNGPQNRYDMRKYDVEVLKDSLDANFANNKVILLGDYNDDVDETVADIPSTISSFQEYVDDTANYTIISSALSEAGLRSFVFRENMIDHIMVTNELNEAYIENSVTVHYDVYDNDYAFTTSDHLPVSARFLLEPKFVNNTCSGASVVAFDQGKRKDGGRISRLRSKTKRALGTPREKRYFNFVSLGFGGSITIELNNEIFDNADTNEFAVFESTGFFDNIPCNYYPESAEVFASLDGIEFVSLGTTCQDGEFDLATGNLRSAKYIKVVDTSDKANFPWFADGYDLDAIVCLENGERIATKNTLVYAENPTALESELLTEDFGFEEASIFVSPNPFKNQLSIDFNTLVEGDVDVIITDVTGKTVYTQTIQLNAGQSKLSIDMNRYPKGFYVVHASSTNGKLNKTQKIIKQ from the coding sequence ATGAAATTAAAATTACTCTTAATTCCATTCGTCATCTCCTGCTTTTTAGGAATTCAGAATGGGTTTACTCAATCCGTATTTATTAATGAAATACACTATGACAATGCAAGTACAGACGTAGAAGAAGCTATCGAAATTGCAGGGACAGCAGGAACAGATCTTTCTGGTTGGAGTATTGTTTTGTATAACGGGTCTAATAGTACCGTTTATAATACAATATCTATTTCGGGAGTGATTCCGGATCAGCAAAATGGTTTCGGAACTGTGGTAGAAATTCTTCCTGCCAATGGATTACAAAATGGTGCGCCAGATGGGATTGCATTAATTGACAACAACAATACTGTTATCCAGTTTTTAAGCTATGAAGGTGTTATTACTGCAACAGATGGACCCGCATCTGGGTTAACAAGTACCGATATAGGTGTGTCAGAATCTAGCAGTACTCCCGTTGGAGCCTCTTTACAACTGTCAGGTGCCGGAACAACTGCAACAGAATTTATCTGGGAATCAACTATCACCAACACATATGGTGCGGTGAATACCAATCAAACTTTTGGAACACCAGTTATCATACCAATAATTAACGAATTTGTATTTAATCATACTGGATCAGATACTGATGAATTTGTAGAAATATTAGCTAGTGTAGAAACAGACTTAAGCGAATATTGGTTACTAGAAATTGAAGGAGATAGCAATGCTTCTGGAGTTATCGATGAAGTAATACAATTAGGCACTACAGATATTAATGGGTATTTCACTACTGCTTTTGGTAGTAATGTATACGAAAACGGTACTGTCGCTCTACTTCTGGTAAAGAATTTCACGGGTAGTTTAGGACAAGATCTTGATACAGATGACAATGGTACTTTTGATATCACCCCATGGGAAGAACGCATTGATGATATTGGAGTTAACGATGGTGGTGCATCTGATCTTAACTATGCCAATGTTACCTTACTACAATCCTTTGATGGAAGTTCATTTACCGTAGGAGGAGCATCGAGATTTCCGAATGGTCAAGATACTAATACTGTCACCGATTGGAAAAGAAATGATTTTGATGGAAGTGGGTTACCCAGTTTCCCTGCAGCTATAGCAGAACCGGGAGAAGCTGTTAATACACCTAATCGAGAAAATGTAGTTATCGATGATACGAATCCAACAGCGGTATTAGTAATTAATGAAATTGATGCAGATACCGATGGATCTGATGTTTTAGAATTTGTAGAGCTGTTTGACGGCGGAGCCGGAAACACATCTCTGGATGGACACACATTAGTATTCTTTAACGGATCCAATAATCAGAGTTATGCTGCCTATGATTTAACCGGTTCTACTACAAATGCTAATGGATACTTTGTTATCGGTAATGCAGATGTAGCTAACGTCGGGATTACCTTTCCAGGTAATGGACTACAAAATGGAGCAGATGCTGTAGCACTATATAAAACTGCAGCTTCTAATTTTCCTAACGGAAGCACTATCACAACAGAAAATTTGGTAGATGCTATTGTATACGACACCAATGATAATGATGATGCAGAACTATTGGTGTTACTAAATAATAGTGAACCACAAGTAAATGAAGACGAGAAAAATGATAAGAATTTCCATTCATTACAACGTTTTCCTAATGGATCAGGAGGATTAAGAAATACCTCAACATACACACAGGCAATTCCTACTCCGGGGGGAGCAAATACCAATGCAACAGAAATAGTTAATCTTATTATTAATGAACTGGATGCAGATACTCAAGGCTCTGATGCTTTAGAGTTTGTAGAACTATATGATGGAGGAACCGGAAATACCTCACTTGATGGTTATGTATTGGTAAATTATAACGGAAGTAACAATACCAGTTATAATGCCATTGATTTAGATGGTTTTACTACCAATGCTGAAGGATATTTTGTGGTGGGTAATGCAGATGTTGCTAATGTAGGCCTTGTCATTCCCGGAAATACGTTCCAGAATGGTGCAGATGCTGTAGTCTTATATTTTGGTGATGCTACAAGCTTTCCTAACGGAACAGTGGTTACTACCCAAAACATCATTGATGCCATTGTATATGATACCGATGATGCTGATGATGTAGAATTATTAGTACTTCTAAATACTGATCAGCCACAGGTAAACGAAAACACAAATGGAAATAAAGATGGAGAATCTTTACAGCGAAGTCCTAATGGACAAGGAGGAGCTCGAAATACTGCTTCATATGTAGCTAAAGCTCCAACACCAGGTGCAGATAACGATGGTGTAATAGTAACTCCTGGTGACCCAATAAGCATTGCAGAAGCTAGAGCTATTGCTGAAGGCACACCAGTTACTATCGCTGGAGTATTAACTGTTACTAATAGTTTTAATGGTCCTGCATTTATTCAGGATGCCACAGGTGGTATTGCTGTTTTTGATGATCAGGTGCAAGCTAATGCTACTTTAAAAGTTGGGGATTCTATTACCATAACAGGGATCAGGGCTGCTTTTAATGATCAGATTCAGATCAGTTCTGTAACAGATGTAGTAAATAACGGTCTTCCTCAAAATCCAATTACACCACTAGACATTACACTTGCAGAGCTTGCAGAACATCCAGGAGAATTGGTTCGAGTACTTAATACTACATTCCCTAATCCGGGAGATCTTTTATTTGGAAACTCTAACTTCACCCTTACCGATGCTAGCGGAAACGGAGAACTGCGTGTTGATAACGATGTAGCTTCTATAGTAGGTAAAGCACAACCCGCTACCTGTTCAGAAATCACTGGTGTGATAGGTCGTTTTAGAGAATTCTTCCAGTTACTGCCAAGGCAAGTTTCAGATATTCCTTGTGCGGTAGAATTTATTCCACCGGGAGACACTGTAGGGTTCCCTAAAGAAGATACGTTTGATGTAGTAACATGGAATATCGAATGGTTTGGTGATGAAAACAACTCGCCTGTAGGTCAAAATCCTATGTCTGATGCAATTCAAAGAGATAGTACGGCTACAGTGCTTAAAAAACTAAAAGCAGATGTATATGCAGTAGAAGAAATTGCTGATGATGTATTATTTGAAGAATTAGTAAACCTGTTACCAGGATATGATTATATTTTATCTGATGCCGTTTCTCGTCCTAATTCTGGTGGAGTATCACAAAAAGTAGGATTTATTTATAATACAGAAACTGTTTCTGTGGTTGAAACAAGAGCAATGTTTACATCCATTCATCCACTATATAATGGTGGTGATGCATCTGCACTTGTGGATTATCCTAGCGAAACAGATCGTTTCTATGCTAGTGGAAGATTACCCTTTTTAATGACTGCTGATGTAACTATTAATGAGGTAACAGAACGTATTGATTTGATCGCACTACATGCCAGAGCAAATAGTAGCAATGGTCCTCAAAATCGATATGATATGCGTAAATACGATGTAGAAGTATTAAAAGATTCGCTAGATGCTAATTTTGCAAATAATAAGGTTATTCTTTTGGGAGATTATAATGACGATGTAGATGAAACCGTAGCAGACATCCCATCAACCATTTCTAGTTTTCAGGAATATGTAGATGATACAGCTAATTACACGATTATATCTTCTGCACTAAGCGAAGCAGGATTGCGATCATTTGTTTTTAGAGAAAATATGATTGATCATATTATGGTAACCAATGAACTTAATGAAGCTTATATCGAAAATTCTGTAACGGTTCATTACGACGTATATGATAATGATTATGCATTCACTACATCGGATCACTTACCCGTTTCTGCACGATTCTTGTTAGAACCAAAGTTTGTAAACAATACTTGTTCGGGGGCATCTGTGGTAGCTTTTGATCAAGGGAAGAGAAAAGATGGTGGAAGAATATCAAGACTTAGAAGTAAGACTAAGCGTGCCTTAGGAACCCCTAGAGAAAAAAGATATTTTAATTTTGTGAGTTTAGGGTTTGGCGGATCGATCACCATAGAACTAAACAACGAGATTTTTGATAATGCTGATACTAATGAATTTGCAGTATTCGAATCTACAGGGTTCTTTGACAACATCCCTTGTAATTATTATCCAGAATCTGCAGAAGTATTTGCTTCTCTAGACGGTATCGAGTTTGTTTCTTTAGGAACAACTTGCCAGGATGGAGAATTTGATCTTGCAACGGGCAACTTACGCTCTGCAAAATATATCAAAGTTGTGGATACAAGTGATAAAGCTAATTTTCCATGGTTTGCAGATGGCTATGACCTAGATGCTATTGTATGCCTTGAAAATGGTGAGCGTATCGCTACAAAAAATACTTTGGTCTATGCAGAAAATCCTACTGCACTAGAAAGTGAATTACTCACCGAAGATTTTGGATTTGAAGAAGCTAGTATTTTTGTTTCCCCAAACCCATTTAAAAATCAATTATCTATAGATTTTAATACTCTTGTTGAAGGAGATGTAGATGTTATAATTACTGATGTAACTGGCAAAACTGTATATACTCAAACGATACAACTTAATGCCGGACAATCTAAATTATCTATTGATATGAATCGTTACCCTAAAGGGTTTTATGTTGTACATGCTTCTAGCACAAACGGAAAACTTAATAAGACTCAAAAAATTATAAAACAGTAA
- a CDS encoding methyltransferase domain-containing protein, whose translation MASIEIRHLKLIDTVAAVGTLKNAAEKLFLTQSALSHQLKELESHVGTPIFYRINNQLVFTTSGKELRDASKEILERLKQAENNIQEISQDHMKDYIHGYSQEETNRLNDQANSIAELLHWDSKWEKGSLILEAGCGVGAQTKIIAKNNLDSTFISVDLSTTSLEKAEASIKEHGIKNVVFKVADLLNLPFKDDHFDHIFVCFVLEHISHPKEAIQELKRVLKPGGTLMIIEGDHGSAYFYPDSPSAKKVIQAQVALQQKKGGNANIGRALYPLLLDSGFKNITISPRQVYVDDSKPELLDGFIKNTFTAMVRGITEEALAKKIISKEEMNRGINDLYKTTEGGGTFCYTFFKGIAIKD comes from the coding sequence ATGGCTAGTATAGAAATCCGTCATTTAAAACTTATTGATACCGTTGCAGCCGTAGGAACCTTAAAAAACGCGGCAGAAAAACTCTTTCTTACACAATCGGCATTAAGTCATCAACTTAAAGAGTTAGAATCTCATGTAGGCACTCCGATATTTTATAGGATTAATAATCAATTGGTGTTTACTACGTCTGGTAAAGAGTTGCGAGATGCCAGCAAAGAAATACTCGAACGCTTGAAACAGGCAGAGAATAATATCCAGGAAATAAGTCAAGATCATATGAAGGATTATATTCATGGATATTCTCAAGAGGAGACAAATCGATTAAATGATCAGGCTAATTCTATTGCAGAACTTTTGCATTGGGACTCAAAATGGGAAAAAGGCTCTCTAATTCTTGAGGCCGGTTGTGGTGTTGGGGCACAAACCAAAATCATAGCAAAAAACAACTTAGATTCAACTTTTATTTCTGTAGACTTGTCTACTACGTCATTAGAAAAAGCAGAGGCATCAATAAAAGAGCATGGCATCAAAAATGTAGTGTTTAAGGTTGCCGATTTGTTAAATCTACCTTTTAAAGATGATCATTTTGATCACATTTTTGTTTGCTTTGTTTTAGAACATATATCCCACCCAAAAGAAGCTATACAGGAATTAAAGAGGGTTCTTAAACCCGGGGGAACACTTATGATAATTGAAGGAGATCATGGTTCTGCATACTTTTATCCAGATAGTCCATCTGCGAAAAAAGTGATCCAGGCACAAGTAGCTTTACAACAAAAAAAAGGAGGGAATGCTAATATTGGCAGAGCGCTATATCCGTTGTTACTTGATTCAGGATTTAAAAATATCACTATTTCTCCGAGACAGGTATATGTTGATGATTCGAAACCTGAATTATTAGATGGGTTTATAAAAAATACTTTTACCGCTATGGTCAGAGGAATTACAGAAGAAGCACTAGCAAAAAAAATTATTAGCAAAGAAGAAATGAATAGAGGTATTAATGATTTGTATAAGACTACAGAAGGAGGAGGTACATTTTGCTATACTTTTTTTAAAGGAATAGCGATTAAAGATTAA
- a CDS encoding transposase: protein MKYEPLVSDTYFHIYNRGNNKEDIFKEERNYKYFLSLLDKYCNDICEVYAYCLLKNHFHLVIKTNTDVEGRLISQKFSNMFNTYVKAINKVYDRNGSLFKDRFLRKKIDNEVYLKQLIIYVHLNPEHHRMALDFREYPFSSYQSFLSSKHSRLSREFILSLFGGISNFEYVHLNKKVKIEKRYTLE, encoded by the coding sequence ATGAAATACGAACCATTAGTATCTGATACTTATTTTCATATATACAATAGAGGAAACAATAAAGAAGATATTTTTAAAGAAGAGCGTAACTATAAGTACTTTTTAAGCCTTCTTGATAAGTATTGTAACGATATCTGCGAAGTTTATGCATATTGCTTACTAAAGAATCATTTTCATTTGGTAATTAAGACAAATACAGATGTTGAAGGAAGGCTGATTTCACAGAAATTTTCGAATATGTTTAACACCTATGTTAAAGCGATCAACAAGGTTTATGATAGAAATGGAAGTTTGTTCAAAGATAGATTTTTAAGAAAGAAAATAGATAATGAAGTATATTTGAAACAACTTATCATCTATGTACATTTAAATCCAGAACACCACAGAATGGCTTTAGATTTCAGAGAATATCCATTCTCTTCATATCAAAGTTTTTTATCTTCTAAACATTCCAGGCTCAGTAGAGAGTTTATACTCTCTTTGTTTGGTGGCATATCTAATTTTGAGTATGTGCATTTAAATAAAAAAGTAAAGATTGAGAAACGTTATACTTTAGAATAG
- a CDS encoding transposase, whose protein sequence is MSRNYKFYNTSGLYFISFATVYWIDVFIREQYLSVLSESITYCRLEKGMEVYAYCFMTSHIHLIFRSSNNNPSGLIRDFKGCTSKKLLKVIENNPQESRKEWLLWMFEKAGKKNATVSRMQFWQQHNKPIELWSNKVIQQKIDYIHNNPVESGFVTNSVDWKYSSARNYQDDHTVLEIDSDGYLFGLTKH, encoded by the coding sequence ATGAGCAGGAATTATAAATTTTATAATACATCAGGTCTGTACTTTATAAGTTTTGCTACAGTGTATTGGATCGATGTATTTATACGAGAACAATATTTATCTGTTTTGTCAGAAAGTATTACATATTGTAGATTAGAAAAAGGTATGGAGGTTTATGCGTATTGTTTTATGACTAGTCATATACATTTAATATTTCGTTCTTCAAATAATAACCCTTCAGGATTGATTAGGGATTTTAAAGGGTGTACTTCAAAAAAATTGTTAAAAGTAATAGAGAACAACCCTCAGGAAAGTAGGAAAGAATGGTTATTATGGATGTTTGAGAAGGCGGGTAAAAAGAATGCTACTGTAAGCAGAATGCAATTTTGGCAGCAACATAATAAACCTATAGAATTATGGAGTAATAAAGTGATTCAACAAAAAATAGATTATATTCACAATAATCCTGTCGAATCAGGTTTTGTAACCAATTCGGTAGATTGGAAATATAGTAGTGCAAGAAATTATCAGGATGACCATACAGTGTTAGAGATTGATAGCGATGGATACCTATTTGGATTAACAAAACATTAA
- a CDS encoding endonuclease encodes MANKFYFNKKETNHYTVAFYNLENLFDTKDDPYTLDNDFLPDSEKRWNRKRYEKKVFKLGTAISNIGFSKTRKAPVLVGVAEVENKAVLEDLINSKHLKQKEYGIVHYDSPDERGIDVGLLYQKQYFEVINSKTVTVLVDNVGGERDYTRDILWVTGVLNQEEVHLLINHWPSRRDGAESTAYKRIAAAEKNREIISQITDKDPNAKIIIMGDFNDDPSSESIKNLVQHDLFNPMERLLTRYQGSTNYRSQWNLFDQIIFSHNFHKYEEGKHSFSDATIFDKNFLKIYKGRYKGTPFRTYAGGKYKGGYSDHFPVYVRLKYNV; translated from the coding sequence ATGGCTAACAAATTTTATTTCAATAAAAAAGAAACAAATCACTATACCGTAGCATTTTATAATTTAGAAAATTTATTTGATACCAAAGATGATCCATATACTCTGGATAATGATTTCTTACCTGATTCTGAAAAAAGGTGGAACCGAAAACGATATGAAAAAAAAGTATTCAAACTAGGTACGGCTATTTCTAATATTGGATTTTCAAAAACAAGAAAAGCTCCTGTTTTGGTTGGTGTAGCAGAAGTAGAAAATAAAGCTGTTCTTGAAGATCTTATTAACTCTAAACATTTAAAACAAAAAGAGTACGGTATTGTTCATTATGATTCTCCCGATGAACGAGGTATTGATGTAGGGTTACTGTATCAAAAACAATATTTTGAAGTAATAAATTCTAAAACCGTTACAGTCTTAGTAGATAATGTAGGGGGAGAACGGGACTATACTCGTGATATTTTATGGGTAACCGGTGTTTTAAATCAAGAGGAAGTTCATCTCTTAATTAATCATTGGCCATCTAGAAGAGATGGGGCAGAAAGTACAGCTTATAAGCGTATTGCTGCCGCAGAAAAAAATCGTGAGATTATCAGTCAGATTACTGATAAAGACCCTAATGCAAAAATTATCATTATGGGAGATTTTAATGACGATCCTTCTAGCGAAAGTATAAAAAATTTGGTGCAACATGATCTTTTTAACCCAATGGAACGCCTTCTTACCCGTTACCAAGGCAGTACAAATTACAGGAGTCAATGGAACCTATTTGATCAAATAATCTTTAGCCATAATTTTCATAAATATGAAGAAGGAAAACATAGCTTTTCTGATGCTACTATTTTTGACAAAAATTTTTTAAAGATATACAAAGGTCGCTATAAGGGTACTCCTTTTAGAACCTATGCAGGAGGAAAATATAAAGGTGGATACAGTGACCACTTTCCTGTATATGTGAGGTTAAAGTATAATGTATAA